The Lynx canadensis isolate LIC74 chromosome D2, mLynCan4.pri.v2, whole genome shotgun sequence DNA segment attaaaaatagaaataccctatgacccagcaattgcacgactaggtacttacccaagggatacaggtgtgctgtttcgaaagggcacatgcaccccagtgtttatagaagcactatcaacagtagccaaagaatggaaagagcccaaatgtccatcgatggaggaatggataaagaagatgtggtacatatatacaatggattattactcggcaaccaaaaagaatgaaatcttgccatttgcaactacgtggatggaactggagggtatgatgctaagcaaaattagtcagaaaaagacaactatcatatgatttcactcacatgaggaatttaagagacaaaacaggtgaacataaggaaagggaagcaaaagtaatataaaaacagggaaggggacaaaacataaagactcttaaatacagagaacaaacagagggttgctggaggggttctgggaggggggatggtctacatgggtaaggggcattaaggaatctactcctgaaatcagttgttgcactatatggtaactaacttggatgcaaattaaataataaattaaaaaataaaataaatgaaagtaaacatttaaaaaaaacttaaaacttaaaaataaataaaataaaaatttatgttcagAATAGTAGTTTCCTATGTGGTATGATGGAATCTTCAGGTTAAAATGTGTTCTCATTGCTGCTTCTGCCTATCCACGAGTCACGTGAATTCTGTGCTTGATTCTGTGTATAGGACCGATGCTGAAAATAGAGTGTGAAGGGTGGACTGCTCTTTAGAGCGGTATTTCTTAGCGAAGGGCATACATCAGAATCCCACCTTGCCCCCAGGACTGTTTCAAAATTGCATGTGTAGGATTTACTTCCCAAGATTCTGAGTCAGGACTAGGGCCTCGACGTTTGCAATCTGAAAAATCTCCCCGTGTGATTCTGATGGTCATTGCTGATGAAGAGCCATTGGGTTTACAGGCAACACAATTACACACTTAACCGGGCAGTCCTGAATTTGAAAAGCTGTGGGATGGGAGGTTCTTCAAAACCACAAGTACTTAGCTACGTCTGCGCCTACCCGATATTACATGTAATTAGGTGTTTCTGTACCCAGTAAATGGCATTGTCTTTTTGACTACCAGATGCACGGGAAACTCTgcatattttgtttgctttgcgAAGCGTACCTGAGATGGTGGCAGCTTCAAGATTCAAACCAGAACACCGATCCCGACGACTTCATCAGATATGCCAAGGAGTGGGATTTCTATAGAATGTTCGCAATTGCTTCTCTAGGTACGAAGAAGCCACGCTTTCTGTTCTCAGCCATCTAGTCCCCACTATTCTGATGACAAGTGAAGTGGGTGGGCTTAATCATTGGTAAGAGGAGGGGGTTAACATAGGACTTGAGACTTAAACGTTCAGCTCTACTGCTAAGCTGCTAGATGAGTTTGTCTAAATTatgtgcttgcttgcttttttatttgttacCACACATCTGTTACGGAAATGGTTAGGTTTATCAGATTAGAGAGTTTCGTAAAATATGTTGAGGCATACCATCGTCGATAAAActcttaaatttaatttctgaCTGTCCAGTTGAAAGACTCCCCAGGTCTCATCTTTATTAAAACAGACTGATAATTGCCAGACCTTATCCAATGTGTTGTGCTAATTGCATTGAACTCATGCAACCTGTTTAATAGGGAaaacttgttctttctctgactgcATTCAGGAAAAGTGACTCCTGTCCCAAGTTCCTTAAGTTCAAGGAACTGCTTTTCTCCAGAATTTGAGTTTGTGACTGAGGTCAGAATTGTGTTGAATTAATTTCTGCCACTGTTTTCTTACTTACAGGCTTCCATGCTCTGCTTCTAAAACTCTTTgattataatgaaatattgttTTAGCAATATTGAGTCTCCAGTGCACTGCAGTGTCATATTCCTGGACTGTGTGTCCTCTTTTgtcccattttcttctctgtttgctCTCACTTCCTTGGTCCTCTCATCCGTTTCTGAGgttttaaaatctacattttaagaaTTCGCAAAcgtatataataatattaaaaacatcctTGAGAACGTTGCCTACGCCAGGAACTAGAACCTAATGTAATTTTAAGCTTTAAAGCAAAACCTCTTAAAATTTCTGAGGATAAGCTCCTGTGTGTCcgtaatttttaacataaaaaataaaccaggCTTATTTTCAAATAGTTCAGAATTGCTGTAGCACCTACTCTACAGTGGATATTTTGACACTCAGAAGTTTTTTCTACTGTTACTTTTTTAATCCACTATTAGGTTCTGACCCCCTAAAATAGGTTATTAAAAAATGCCCTACATAAAtatagcattttataatttaaacacTGCTTTTACGATTTTATCAACTTAATGTTCACAACCATCCTCTTTGGTAGATAGGTTAGGTTCTCCCGTGGAGACATAGAAGCAGGAAGGCAATGATTTCCCCAAAATCCCACCGCAGGTTAGTGTCGGCGCTGAGACAGGTGGCTCCCCGGGCTCCCCATCTGGTGTTTTCTCCGTGCAGCCCTCTGTAGGCAGGTGAGGTCTTCCTGAACCCGGCTGATCCATGAAAGCCTCATAGTATCTGCCCTGAGAAAGACTGTGCAGAGCCCAAGGGCTGGTGCAAACACATAAATCTCTCAGGTTCTGAGTTAGAAAGATGTGGAGGTTATCCGGTCCGCCCTTGTCTCCAGTGCTAGAAATCCTTCCCTCAGCTCTGCAAAATGGTCTAGCTTTGTTTGAGTATCTCCAGCGACAGGAGACAACCCACTATTAGATCGTTCTTGTTGTTAAGGaattctttgttgcttttattacttttttggtCCAAATCTGAGCCTATAAGATCAGCCTATTTGAGCAGGTCTTTGCAGTTGACAAGCCCTTGGTGTCCCGGTCATGGAGGTCAACCggccaaaattatttttgattctAATCACCTATGTTTGGAACCTCTTTAGTTTGACTCTGTTTGgttataaaacattttaggaaGGATACAGTTGTCTCTCCTATAAGATGACACATGTGTTCCAGAAAAACCAGAGTCTGCAGAAACCTACATAACATAGCTTatgggaaaaaatagaattaGGGACAGATCACTCAAGACGTATGCAGCTGGGTAATCAGAGGACTAAGAgtctgaataaaaataataccacagttgaaagaaatgttaaaatcctAGTTAATGGGAATAGAACAGCCCGTGCTCTGTTCTGTGGACCCAGTGGAACTGTGGCTTCTCCTGTACTGGACTCTGTCTGTGAATACTTTCTGGAAGGATAAGGAATTGCACTCAGAAAGCTTGTTAACATGAATTAAGgaagttttaaatttagataACAGTATTCAAAATCTTGTAGATACTAGGTAGTCAATAAATAGTGGaagaatgagcaaagaaaaacatCTTCATATGCAATTCTTAGGCTGGGTCCCGTCTTTCGggcttaaaaaaaaccctccatatTCCTGTATTCTTTCTGTGGAGGCCTCGAACACTGAAAATACCCAAACAGAGTCTTACTTCCTAGAAAGAACTTCAGAGAGCTGATGATCACAATCCTAACGGACTGACTTTTGCTTCGGTGGGTGATGAAATACTCCACAAAAGAACTGTTGAACTATGTTTCTGAAATCATACCAGCAGGATTTGACACAAAAGGCAggggcttatttaaaaaaaaaaaaaaaaaaaaaaaaaaaaaaaaaaaaagaaggagggaggaaaaagaaaatttgatctCGATAAAGCAATTCTAATGAAGTCAGCCGGTAAGTTGTATTTTGGAATTGTGGCTTATTTGGTTTTAGAGAGATATGGTTCAGATCGGGACATTCATGTGTTTGTCCTCCGTTCCCTCCTTAGAACAAGCTGCCTTTTTTACTGGCATCTTTACTTTCCTGTGGATAGAACGACCGACGACAGCGAAAAAAAAACCCGACTTCATTTTGCTGCTGAAAGCATTATTGTTGTCGAGCTACGGAAAACTCTTGCTGATTCCAGCCGTCATTTGGGAGCACGACTACACATCCCTGTGCCTCAGACTCATCAAAGTATTTGTCCTTACATCCAATTTTCAGGCAATCAGAGGTATGTTTATGTTTTATCCTGTCTCCTCCGAGTTCAGCCCACACACAAGCTTAAAGCCTTGCGCCTCCGACACGCTCTTGGCAAACCTGTTAAACTCTGGAATTCTTCATAGAATAATAACAGGGCCTGGCACTCCTCTAATGCCTTATTCAGAGCGCGTAGTCGGTATTTGTTCATGTTAACCACGTGGTATTTTTTAGTTCTCAAAATGCCTTCATGTGCAACATCTCAGTGCCGTGGGGTTAGTAGGGCAGCCGTTATTAACCTCCGCTTTGCGGATGACTTGTCCAAATGTACGTGGCGGGGCAGTCGTCAAGCCAGGAAGCACAGCTCCTACCACACCAAAGAAGGGATGAGCAGCCTTGGGGGGTCTTCATTTTCCCCATCCATTGTGAGAAGGGTTATTTTAAATGAGGCTGCTACCTGGTACCTTTTATCGTAATGCTGACTGTTAAACAGAGAGTCTccgggtttgtttgtttttgttttgttttgtcgatctctttttttttttttaacatttatttatttttgagacagagagagacagagcatgaacgggggagggtcagagagagagggagacacagaatccgaaactggctccaggctctgagctgtcaacacagagcccaattcagggctcgaactcacggaccgcgagatcatgacctgagctgaagtcggtcgctcaactgactgagccacccaggcgccccattgtcgATCTCTTTATAACCTTAAAATCTGTTCTTAATTTTCTCCCTCAGTATTCATGGAAATCTGTGTCttgatttcaggaggagaaacTTCGTGTGTTTGTTATCGGcacatgctttgtttctctccagAGGTCCGTAGATTTTAAAAAAGTGGGAGGGGATAACAGCACCAGTTAATAAGAACAAATAGAGATTTTTCTCAAAAACAGCTTTACAAAAGAGTTCCATTCAGAATGCCACGTACTTTACATGCTGACATCACTTAAACTCTTAAGGACTTACTAGTTGTCTGTTCTTTTCCAGTGACCCTGAATATCAGCCGAAAGCTCTCCTTTCTGGCCATCCTGAGTGGCTTACTGGTGGAAAGCACCATGGTCTACCTCTTCCAGAGGATGGAATGGGACGTGGGAAGTGATTGCACCATCTATAAATCTCAAGACTTTTGAAGAGGGTACAAAAGCCTCTTAGCATTCACACACTCAGACGGGCGTCCTCCTCAAATGAGACCAATGCCATCGCAGAATCCGTAGATGCCCTTACGTGACCCAGCCCCTGACTGCCTCTGGGTCACCTCAGCCGCCCCCCCCCGGCCGAGGACTTCAGTGCACATCTCTCTGGGTCCTTCACTTTAGGTCAAGGACATCCACATCCGTGCTTTGCTGCTTCCTGGGGCCCTATTCTCCGCCTCTCTGACACCGGCACGCCATGTCGCTTGTAGCGGGACCTGACTCCGAAATCTGCCCCATTGGCcgctgtcccccccaccccgccccagtcCCTCGTCCTCCCTTCCACGGGCCCTGCTGTGGGCTGCCTCTTCACCTTCCCTCGACCTCCACTTCTGACCGGCCTTGCTTCGCTTTTTACCCACCTGCAAATGTAGGCAGCTGCCGATCCATCCCCATTAGTCCCCGAACCCATCAGCTCCTTGCCCTTCTGCCGGCCGCGCCTCATTCGAGCCGTGGGGGTGACTCCGCGGCCGTCTTCCCCACGAGGCCAGCGCTGCGCGTGCACGGAGCCTCAGCTGGACCTCCGTGATGCCCCTCTGCCTTCGTGGTCACCTCCAGTGAACCTCCCCCACGCTCCTGCCTCCCGAGTCTGCCCTCCCGTTGCTGAGCGTCGAGCCGGTTACACTATTGCTGGAGCTTTGTTCCTTCTTCAGCTCAAAACTCGTTTGGTCgcctgccttcttccctccttccctccctctggtcCTGGACCCGTGCTCGTCTTCCTCTCTCGGCTGTTTGCTCCCTGGAAgcgtccttcccctccccccgccccccgccccaggtcaCAGTCAGGCTCCCGGCCCACAGCCTGGCCCTCCCTGCAGCCTGTGCTGGCCGCGGGGGCCTGGAGCAGACCCAGAGGccggtttgggggtgggggtgcaggcgGCGAGGGAAGCACAAAAGTGGCAGGAGAGCACCCCAGGTCCGAACCTTCTCCACTGCGGAAAGGCCATCCTCCCTCCtgtggcctcagtctcccctcaACGCTCAGCCAATGCTCTTCCTTTCCAGGTCTTCAGACACAGCTCTTTTCATTGTCCTCTCCCGTGccctggctccttcccctctGCAAACTGTACCCGCACAGCTGTCTGTTCTAGAACAACTGGTCAAGCCTGCTTCTTCACCGCCTTTCCTCTTTGTAGGACATACTTTCTCCCATAGTCTCCTGACTCTGCCCTCCTAAAAATCAGAGGGAAGCCAGTTGCCAGGTCTTTGTCAGACTCCTCCCTTAGCTCTGCTCTGCAAGCTCACCCAGAGCGCCTCCTTCTGAGACCGGCCGCCCGTTCCGTCGGTCTTTTGTTCACCGGCTTCCCAGCCCCGGGACTCTGACCTcagcttctctcctctctcttgccgTTCACGTTCAGCTCCCAGGACGTAGGCCTCCCAGACCCGGCACCTCCAGCTTGCCCCTCtgcccgctctctctgccccgtccatTGCCTCCCAGGCGGTGCCAGTACGGCCCCGCCTTTACCTCTGAAGCTGAACTCCATCTCACCGCCCTGCACCCACCCAAACAGAATCCTTGCCCGGAGCTTTTCTCTGGAAACGTCCCTTTTCACTCAGACCCCGGGTCAGCTCTTGTCTCCTGCCTGAAAGGTTACAACAGCCTCCTCCCGGGCCCTCAACCCAGACCGGCGCCACGCACCGTGGTGGCGTCCCTCCATGTCTGTCATCGTCTCTTACTGCTGACCCTGGAGGTTCTTGTCTCTTCCTGAGGAACGACTTTGTGTGTTCTCTTAGCATAAGCGTGGTCCTCAGTGTTCCGGACCCAGTTCGTTCTCCGCAGACGTGTTCCTACCCCCATCTTCTATTACAGCCTCCGCACTTCCCCATATGTCTTCTGCTCTCCCCGGGGCCTGGAGTGGCCTCGTCTCTGCCCAACCAGATAGAGTCAGTCATCTTGGCTTCTCTGTGGAAGGAAGGCTTTCCAAAAACTCGAGTCTGTGGGCTCACTCCCgttgacccccccaccccccaaggccCAGCCCAGCACCACAGCGGTCGTATCCAGGATTTCCGGAGACTGTTCTGGTCCTACTTCCCCAGGTGCTTCCACTTGTCACGCGATCCACTGTAATTTCCAGTCAGGAAAACAAAGTCGCCTGCCTCACAACCGTTTGAAAACCGTTGTCCTCCTATTACGTTACCTCATGTTTTATATTGTCCACGTCTTCTGTTCCGATTCCGAGCGTTTATGCATGACTCGCCCAGCCTGGGTAAAAGGTTGGTTCTGGGAGAGACCGGGTGgtttacacatgaggaaatagCATGTTTCCCAAAGTACAGGGCCTGCCCCAAGAAGAATTTGTTGAGTTGATTTTGAGCAGAATGTGTCACCCTACATACTTCTTTTACTGCCCACAGTTGTGTTCTTTATTATCTGTGGCACAACCAACTGCCCTTGCAACAGAGAAGACATAAAATACAAACCAAGCTCCTCATTTCTGTTGAGCAAAATGACGCAAAGATTTGGATACACTTCCTGAAAAAGAAAGCTATGGTTATGGCATCGGAAACCCCCAAAACTACCACATAGCCCCCATAAGAAACAACCGAACCACATATAGGCACAGACCCAGGCAAGCTCAGAGCCCGGGGTGCTGCCTGGGGAATGAGGGATAGGACAAGGGGAGAGTCCTACTTTGTAGACCACTTCGGGGAAGCTCTGGAAATGGAGGAGGAACGTGAATCCATGATCCACACGTAATAAAAGATCTATGTTTCATTCCTTTGAcatgtttatatctttttaatttaaatggtaAGTTACTGGctataaataatgtatttagtATTGTGTTCTTAcaacaacagaaatatttttctcttaataaagtcaaaataaacagcttttgtgaatttttcatgAATTCAGTATTTTCCCCTGTGACTAAGCTACTGTTTAAAAATGGCTGacccaggggcgtctgggtggctcagcaggttaagcatccgactcttgatttcagctcaggtcacgatctcacagtttgtgattttgagccccgggtcgggatccactctgacagtgcagggccgacttgggattctctctctgtctccccctccccttgtttctctctctctctctcaaaataagaataaacattaaaaaattttttttcttaatggctgATCCAAAACTAAATAACTAAAACCACTGAGCTCTACACTTTA contains these protein-coding regions:
- the ARV1 gene encoding protein ARV1 isoform X1, with the translated sequence MGTGGRYGLRPGKGNAEGVVAGKGNTDGVAATPTPTAASASCQYRCIECNQEAKELYRDYNHGVLKITICKSCQKPVDKYIEYDPVIILINAILCKAQAYRHILFNTKINMHGKLCIFCLLCEAYLRWWQLQDSNQNTDPDDFIRYAKEWDFYRMFAIASLEQAAFFTGIFTFLWIERPTTAKKKPDFILLLKALLLSSYGKLLLIPAVIWEHDYTSLCLRLIKVFVLTSNFQAIRVTLNISRKLSFLAILSGLLVESTMVYLFQRMEWDVGSDCTIYKSQDF
- the ARV1 gene encoding protein ARV1 isoform X2, which produces MGTGGRYGLRPGKGNAEGVVAGKGNTDGVAATPTPTAASASCQYRCIECNQEAKELYRDYNHGVLKITICMHGKLCIFCLLCEAYLRWWQLQDSNQNTDPDDFIRYAKEWDFYRMFAIASLEQAAFFTGIFTFLWIERPTTAKKKPDFILLLKALLLSSYGKLLLIPAVIWEHDYTSLCLRLIKVFVLTSNFQAIRVTLNISRKLSFLAILSGLLVESTMVYLFQRMEWDVGSDCTIYKSQDF